The genomic window GAACTGTCTAAATCGCGCATCCCGGCCACGGTGTAGGATTCGCCGGCTAGATTAAATGCGATGGTCAAAGACAGATTTTGCAAGCGGGCGCGGGTCCGCGCCTGCTCGAGATCCGCGGCCACCCTGCGGGCCGCGTGTTCCACCCGATACCGCGCGAGGGTGGCGGTATAACGGGGGGCGGTAACCGCCGCCAGCACGCCCATGATGAATAACACCACCGCCAGTTCGACGAGCGACCAGGCAGATCTTCGGGAGGAGGGGCGGGGCTGGAATGTTGGCAACATGGCGCGCTCCGGCAGTTAGTTCATCGCCATTGCGTTCACGGCCAGGCCGATGGTGTCCCAATCGGGGGGAAGGGTGCCGGTTTCCTCAAACATTTCCCGTCCCCGCAATAACAACTGCATGTGGCTTTGATCCCGCCCGCAGATATCCTTGATTTCCGCCGAGACCGCGAAATAGGCGTCCACGACGCGTGGATCCCATTGACTGCCCGCCCCGGAACGGAGGATGGATTCGGCTTTTTCCAGCGGCATGGCCGTACGATACGGTCGGCAACTGGTCATTGCGTCCAAGGCGTCGGCCACAGCCAAAACCCGCGCGGGAAAAGGTATATTCATCCCCTGCAATCCGTGCGGATAACCTTGGCCATTATAACTTTCGTGGTGATGCAAGACTCCGGGCAGGACAT from Pirellulales bacterium includes these protein-coding regions:
- a CDS encoding GspH/FimT family protein; the protein is MLPTFQPRPSSRRSAWSLVELAVVLFIMGVLAAVTAPRYTATLARYRVEHAARRVAADLEQARTRARLQNLSLTIAFNLAGESYTVAGMRDLDSSRTTYMVNLAGPPYNCELASATFDADATPNAEDQNVTYSRWGIPDSAGSVFVRCGNLQREVRVRAVTGKLEIVE